TGCAAGCACTGGAACTGGTGAAGGATCGCAAGTCGAAAGAGCCGGCGCCGCAGGAGACCAATCGCCTGCTGGACGAAGCGAAGCGCGCGGGCCTGATCATCGGCAAGGGCGGGCTGTACGGCAACGCGATCCGGATGTCGCCGCCGCTGAACATCAGCAAGGCGGATGTGGATGAAGCAATTCGCGCGCTAGACAAGGCATTCGCAGCAGTCACGCAAGCGCAGCCCACCACAGCTGCAGCGCGCTAAGCCGGCTTTACCGGCTTTTAGCTGTTAACCAACACATTCCCGGCCATCGATTGTTCGATGGCCGTTCGTGCGTCTTGCGGTTGTTTCCAGAACGAACTTCACGCTCGAAGCGTCAACGGCGGATAGCTACGAGCTAGGAGTTAAGAGCTATTTCGGCGCCGAAGGATTTTGGGCGGATCATCGGAATGGCATAGCGCACGCTCATCACCGGGCAAGCAAGATGCTGGACGAGTTTGGGGAGCAGCCAGCCGAGTCCGGGCGCGAGCATCACCAAGTCCGCGGATTCCCTCTGCGCCAGCATGACCGTGACCTGCTCCACGGTTCCGATTTCGAAGATGGGCGCAACGCCCTCGCGATGGGGTACGAGCTTGCTCAGCCAGGAACGCTCCGAGTCATTCCCGCCGCCATCAGGTCGCAGGGAATGGGCGATCCAGAGGCGGGCGCCGAAGCGGTTGGAGAATTTGGCGGCGTAGCTGATGCCCGCCGCAGCGCCGGCATTGGCGCCCGTGGCCAACACGATGTTGCGAAAGCCGCCCTCCTCCGTGGCGGGCGGGTTAGCGTCGGAGCGAATCGTAAGTACGGGACAGGGCGCGGTTTGGGCCAGTTGTTCCGCCACCGAGCCAAGCAGCAGATGGCGGAGCCTGTGTCGGGAGCCGGCGCCGGTCACGATCAGGTCCGCCGAATGCTCCTGGGCGAAGCGGATAATCTGCGCAACGGCGCTGCCGTGGCGAAGCGCCGCCTGCACGCGGATGCCGTCCCATTCTTTCGACCGCGTCACTTCGTCCAGGAGCTGGGTAGCGTCGATACGGCTTTGCAAGGTCACTTCGGGGCAGATTTCCCAAGGCTGAATTTCAATAACATAGAGCGCATAGACGAACGCCCCGAAAACCCGGGCCAGCCGGGCGGCATGAGGGAGCGCCGCCTGCGAGGCCGGGGAGAAGTCGCTTGCAAAAACTATGCAACGAAGTGCCGGTCCGGCATCTAACGACCTAATCGAGGGGGGCATCGATATGTCT
The Terriglobales bacterium genome window above contains:
- a CDS encoding universal stress protein → MPPSIRSLDAGPALRCIVFASDFSPASQAALPHAARLARVFGAFVYALYVIEIQPWEICPEVTLQSRIDATQLLDEVTRSKEWDGIRVQAALRHGSAVAQIIRFAQEHSADLIVTGAGSRHRLRHLLLGSVAEQLAQTAPCPVLTIRSDANPPATEEGGFRNIVLATGANAGAAAGISYAAKFSNRFGARLWIAHSLRPDGGGNDSERSWLSKLVPHREGVAPIFEIGTVEQVTVMLAQRESADLVMLAPGLGWLLPKLVQHLACPVMSVRYAIPMIRPKSFGAEIALNS